A DNA window from Mycolicibacter terrae contains the following coding sequences:
- a CDS encoding glutamate ABC transporter substrate-binding protein, with product MTRYGPRLLAGALSAVLVLSGLTGCGHSEFVTPTAVPTLPPPTPAGMQELAPEAPRPPEPGTENCDATASLRPFRTKAEADAAVDKIRHRGRLIVGLDIGSNLFSFRDPITGEITGFDVDIAGEVARDIFGTPSQVEYRILASAERIAALQKSEVDIVVKTMSITCGRRKLVNFSTVYLVANQRLLVPRDSSIRQAGDLSGKRVCVAQGTTSLRRIRHISPAPIIVSVVNWADCLVAMQQRQVDAVSTDDSILAGLMAQDPYLHIVGPSMDEEPYGIGINLDNTGLVRFVNGTLERIRRDGTWNTLYRKWLTVLGPAPVPPTPRYSD from the coding sequence ATGACCCGCTACGGGCCCCGTCTGCTCGCCGGCGCACTCAGCGCGGTGCTGGTGCTGTCCGGGCTGACCGGGTGCGGCCACTCCGAGTTCGTGACGCCCACCGCGGTGCCGACACTGCCGCCGCCCACCCCGGCCGGGATGCAGGAGCTGGCGCCCGAGGCGCCGCGACCACCCGAACCGGGAACCGAGAACTGTGATGCCACCGCCAGCCTGCGCCCGTTCCGCACCAAGGCGGAGGCCGATGCGGCGGTGGACAAGATCCGTCATCGCGGCCGGTTGATCGTCGGACTGGACATCGGCAGCAACCTGTTCAGCTTCCGCGATCCGATCACCGGCGAGATAACCGGTTTCGACGTCGACATCGCCGGCGAGGTGGCCCGCGACATCTTCGGCACTCCGTCGCAGGTCGAGTACCGGATTCTGGCGTCGGCCGAACGCATTGCGGCGCTGCAGAAGTCCGAAGTCGATATCGTGGTCAAGACCATGAGCATCACCTGCGGCCGCCGAAAGCTGGTGAACTTCTCGACGGTGTACCTCGTCGCCAATCAGCGTCTGCTGGTGCCGCGCGACTCCTCGATCCGCCAGGCCGGCGATCTGTCGGGCAAGCGGGTCTGTGTCGCGCAGGGCACCACCTCGCTGCGCCGCATCCGGCACATCTCCCCGGCGCCGATCATCGTCTCGGTGGTGAACTGGGCCGACTGCCTGGTGGCGATGCAGCAGCGTCAGGTCGACGCCGTCAGCACCGACGACTCGATCCTGGCCGGATTGATGGCCCAAGATCCGTATCTGCATATCGTCGGGCCGAGCATGGACGAGGAGCCCTACGGTATCGGGATCAATCTGGACAACACCGGGCTGGTCCGCTTCGTCAACGGCACGTTGGAGCGCATCCGCCGCGACGGCACCTGGAACACCTTGTACCGCAAGTGGTTGACGGTGCTCGGGCCGGCGCCGGTGCCACCTACGCCGAGGTATTCGGACTGA
- a CDS encoding serine/threonine-protein kinase PknG, with product MASDDSDLGDADGRLEPHGEPDDFEGPVTQRADVLAESSSVRRPMSTQAIFRPREGLTSAASDDDESRDATVVRTVAPRRRLGGGLVEIPRVPEINPLEALMADPVVAESKRFCWNCGRPVGRSGPDDSETKRATSEGWCPHCGSPYSFLPQLKPGDMVAGQYEIKGCVAHGGLGWVYLAVDHNVNERPVVLKGLVHSGDAEAQAIAMAERQFLAEVTHPSIVKIFNFVQHPDSHGDPVGYIVMEYVGGQSLKQRRGSRLPVAQAIAYMLEILPALGYLHSLGLVYNDLKPENIVLTEEQLKLIDLGAVARINSFGYLYGTPGYQAPDIVRTGPTVATDIYTVGRTLAALTLKLRTRDGRYVEGLPDDDPVLKKYDSYRRLLRRAIDPDPRRRFTSAEEMSAQLMGVLREVVAEDTGIPRPGLSTVFTRSRSTFGEHLLVAHTDVYLDGHVHSQNLTAREIVTALQVPLIDPGDVAAPLLTSMELSEPVQTLDSLRAVRNSALESEGIDLSESIGLPLMEVRALLDLGNVTKAMSKLDELAEQVGWRWRLVWFRGVAELLTGDYEAARKDFTEVLDMFPGELAPKMALAATAELAGTEDERDFYETVWRTDDSVISAAFGLARALSVEGDRTAAVRTLDEVPATSRHFTTARLTSAVTLLSGRSTNEITEAQIRDAARRVEALPETEPRVLQIRALVLGAAMDWLTEHEASTNHILGFPFTEHGLRLGVETALRALARLAPTQAHRYALVDMANAVRPMSTF from the coding sequence ATGGCAAGCGACGATTCAGACCTCGGTGACGCCGACGGGCGGCTCGAGCCGCACGGCGAGCCCGACGACTTCGAGGGCCCGGTCACCCAGCGCGCGGACGTGCTGGCCGAATCGTCGTCGGTGCGACGTCCGATGTCGACCCAGGCGATCTTCCGCCCCCGTGAGGGTTTGACCTCGGCAGCTTCCGACGACGACGAATCCCGCGACGCGACGGTGGTGCGCACCGTCGCTCCGCGGCGGCGCCTGGGCGGCGGGCTGGTGGAGATCCCGCGGGTTCCCGAGATCAACCCGCTCGAGGCGCTGATGGCCGATCCGGTCGTCGCCGAGTCCAAGCGTTTCTGCTGGAACTGTGGCCGGCCGGTGGGACGTTCCGGTCCGGACGACTCCGAAACAAAACGAGCCACCTCGGAAGGCTGGTGCCCGCACTGCGGTAGCCCGTATTCTTTTCTGCCGCAACTCAAACCCGGAGACATGGTGGCCGGGCAGTACGAGATCAAGGGTTGTGTGGCACACGGTGGCCTGGGCTGGGTCTACCTGGCGGTCGACCACAACGTCAACGAGCGCCCGGTGGTTCTCAAAGGCCTGGTGCACTCCGGCGACGCCGAGGCGCAGGCCATCGCGATGGCCGAGCGCCAGTTCCTCGCCGAGGTGACCCACCCGTCGATCGTGAAGATCTTCAACTTCGTCCAGCACCCGGATTCCCACGGGGACCCGGTCGGCTACATCGTGATGGAGTACGTCGGCGGGCAGTCACTCAAACAGCGCCGCGGCAGCCGGCTGCCGGTAGCACAGGCCATCGCCTACATGCTGGAGATCTTGCCCGCGCTGGGCTACCTGCACTCCCTCGGCCTGGTCTACAACGACCTGAAGCCGGAGAACATCGTGCTGACCGAGGAGCAGCTGAAGCTGATCGACCTCGGCGCGGTGGCGCGCATCAACTCGTTCGGCTACCTCTACGGCACACCGGGTTACCAGGCGCCGGACATCGTCCGAACCGGACCGACCGTGGCCACCGACATCTACACGGTGGGCCGAACCCTGGCCGCGCTGACGCTGAAGCTACGCACCCGTGATGGCCGCTACGTCGAAGGCCTACCCGACGACGACCCGGTTCTGAAGAAATACGACTCCTACCGCCGGTTGCTGCGCCGCGCCATCGACCCGGATCCGCGGCGCCGGTTCACCTCCGCGGAGGAGATGTCCGCGCAGCTGATGGGGGTGCTGCGCGAGGTGGTCGCCGAGGACACCGGCATCCCGCGGCCCGGCCTGTCGACGGTGTTCACCCGGTCGCGGTCGACATTCGGCGAGCACCTGCTGGTCGCGCATACCGACGTCTACCTGGACGGGCATGTGCACTCGCAGAACCTGACCGCCCGCGAGATCGTCACCGCACTGCAGGTGCCGCTGATCGACCCGGGCGACGTCGCCGCCCCGCTGTTGACGTCGATGGAGCTGAGCGAACCGGTGCAGACGCTGGATTCGCTGCGCGCGGTGCGCAACAGCGCGCTGGAATCCGAAGGTATCGACCTGTCGGAGTCCATCGGGCTGCCGTTGATGGAGGTGCGCGCCCTGCTGGACCTGGGCAACGTCACCAAGGCCATGAGCAAGCTCGACGAACTCGCCGAGCAGGTCGGTTGGCGATGGCGGCTGGTCTGGTTCCGGGGCGTGGCCGAGTTGCTCACCGGCGACTATGAGGCGGCGCGCAAGGACTTCACCGAGGTGCTCGACATGTTCCCGGGTGAACTGGCGCCGAAGATGGCGCTGGCCGCCACCGCCGAGCTGGCCGGCACCGAAGACGAACGCGACTTCTACGAGACGGTGTGGCGCACCGATGACAGTGTGATCTCGGCCGCGTTCGGCCTGGCGCGCGCTCTTTCGGTCGAGGGCGACCGCACCGCGGCGGTCCGAACCCTTGACGAAGTGCCCGCCACCTCAAGGCATTTCACCACCGCCCGGCTGACCAGCGCGGTGACGTTGCTGTCCGGGCGGTCGACGAATGAGATCACCGAGGCCCAGATCCGCGACGCCGCCCGCCGGGTGGAGGCGCTGCCGGAGACTGAACCGCGGGTGTTGCAGATCCGGGCGCTGGTGCTGGGTGCGGCGATGGACTGGCTGACCGAGCACGAGGCCAGCACCAACCACATCCTCGGGTTCCCGTTCACCGAACACGGGCTGCGGCTGGGAGTGGAGACGGCGCTGCGGGCCCTGGCCCGGCTGGCGCCGACCCAGGCGCACCGCTACGCGCTGGTCGACATGGCCAACGCGGTGCGGCCGATGAGCACGTTCTGA
- the fgd gene encoding glucose-6-phosphate dehydrogenase (coenzyme-F420), translating to MAELKLGYKASAEQFGPRELVELGVAAEAHGMDSATVSDHFQPWRHEGGHAPFSLAWMTAVGERTEKIQLGTSVLTPTFRYNPAVVAQAFATMSCLYPQRVFLGVGTGEALNEIATGFTGQWPEFKERFARLRESVRLMRELWRGDRVDFDGDYYTLKGASIYDVPDGGVPVYIAAGGPAVAKYAGRAGDGFICTSGKGEELYTEKLMPAVLEGAAAAERNADGIDKMIEIKISYDPDPDLALNNTRFWAPLSLTAEQKHSIDDPIEMEKAADALPIEQIAKRWIVASDPDQAVEQVGQYVKWGLNHLVFHAPGHDQRRFLQLFKTDLEPRLRRLG from the coding sequence ATGGCGGAACTCAAACTCGGATACAAGGCGTCGGCGGAGCAGTTCGGGCCGCGAGAACTGGTGGAGCTCGGTGTTGCCGCGGAGGCGCACGGCATGGACAGCGCCACCGTCAGCGACCACTTCCAGCCCTGGCGCCACGAAGGCGGGCACGCCCCGTTTTCGCTGGCCTGGATGACCGCCGTCGGGGAACGCACCGAGAAGATCCAGCTGGGCACCTCCGTGCTGACCCCGACGTTCCGCTACAACCCGGCCGTCGTCGCGCAGGCCTTCGCCACCATGAGCTGCCTGTATCCACAGCGGGTCTTCCTCGGGGTGGGCACCGGGGAGGCGCTGAACGAGATCGCCACCGGCTTCACCGGGCAGTGGCCCGAGTTCAAGGAGCGGTTCGCCCGGCTGCGCGAGTCGGTGCGGCTGATGCGCGAGCTGTGGCGCGGCGATCGGGTGGATTTCGACGGCGACTACTACACGCTCAAGGGCGCCTCGATCTACGACGTGCCCGACGGCGGCGTGCCGGTCTACATCGCGGCCGGTGGGCCGGCGGTGGCCAAGTACGCCGGGCGGGCCGGCGACGGGTTCATCTGCACCTCAGGCAAGGGCGAGGAGCTCTACACCGAGAAGCTGATGCCGGCCGTGCTGGAGGGCGCGGCCGCGGCCGAGCGGAACGCCGACGGCATCGACAAGATGATCGAGATCAAGATCTCCTACGACCCGGATCCCGACCTGGCGCTGAACAACACCCGGTTCTGGGCGCCGCTGTCGCTGACCGCCGAGCAGAAGCACTCCATCGACGACCCGATCGAGATGGAGAAGGCGGCCGACGCGCTCCCGATCGAGCAGATCGCCAAGCGCTGGATCGTCGCCTCGGATCCCGACCAGGCGGTGGAACAGGTCGGCCAGTACGTCAAGTGGGGCCTGAACCACCTGGTGTTCCACGCCCCCGGCCACGACCAGCGGCGTTTCCTGCAACTGTTCAAGACCGACTTGGAGCCGCGGCTGCGTCGGCTGGGCTGA
- a CDS encoding MBL fold metallo-hydrolase has protein sequence MVEVVPVSERVHLARGEAVNWLVVTDDTGVLLIDAGYPGDRTDVLASLGALGYHAADVRAVLLTHAHVDHFGAAIWLAKTYGTPVYCHADEVGHAKREYLEQASPLAVAPHLWRPSWARWSAHVLRNGGLNREGIPSARPLTGDIAAGLPGQPVAIPTPGHTRGHCSYLVDGVLASGDALITGHPVLARTGPQLLPALFSHSQDDCIRSLAALALLETDVLAPGHGDVWRGPIREAAEAAIDRAGRP, from the coding sequence CTGGTCGAGGTCGTTCCGGTGAGCGAGCGGGTCCACCTGGCCCGCGGTGAGGCGGTCAACTGGCTAGTGGTCACCGATGACACCGGTGTGCTGCTGATCGACGCCGGCTACCCCGGCGACCGCACCGACGTGCTGGCCTCACTGGGCGCGTTGGGCTATCACGCCGCCGATGTGCGTGCGGTGCTGCTCACCCACGCCCACGTCGACCATTTCGGTGCCGCGATCTGGCTCGCCAAAACGTACGGGACACCGGTCTACTGCCACGCCGACGAGGTGGGACACGCCAAGCGCGAGTACCTGGAGCAGGCTTCGCCGCTGGCGGTGGCTCCGCACCTGTGGCGGCCCAGTTGGGCCCGGTGGAGCGCGCACGTCCTGCGCAACGGCGGCCTGAACCGGGAGGGCATCCCCTCCGCTCGGCCGCTGACCGGGGACATCGCGGCCGGTCTACCCGGCCAGCCGGTGGCCATCCCCACGCCGGGCCACACCCGCGGCCACTGCTCCTATCTGGTTGACGGGGTCCTGGCCAGCGGCGACGCCCTGATCACCGGGCACCCGGTGCTGGCGCGCACCGGACCGCAGCTGCTGCCGGCGCTGTTCAGCCACAGCCAGGACGACTGCATCCGCAGCCTGGCGGCACTGGCGCTGCTGGAGACCGACGTGCTGGCGCCCGGTCACGGAGACGTCTGGCGCGGCCCGATCCGGGAGGCCGCCGAGGCCGCAATCGACCGAGCGGGCAGGCCCTAA
- a CDS encoding heme-binding protein codes for MSKPLDTTMIRRFGLGAGLLGAATTTVVATLIAAPAASAAPDCSPASVTSTVDSVTGSARQYLSAHPGADAVVSRAISSPRPQAAADVRSYFTAHPQEYYELRGILAPIGETQRQCQTTVLPPELASAYAEFMAG; via the coding sequence ATGTCGAAACCCCTCGACACCACCATGATTCGGCGATTCGGCCTCGGCGCCGGACTGCTGGGCGCCGCTACCACCACCGTGGTGGCCACTCTGATCGCCGCGCCCGCGGCGTCGGCGGCACCGGACTGCAGTCCGGCGTCGGTGACCAGCACCGTCGACTCGGTCACCGGTTCGGCTCGGCAGTACCTCAGCGCCCACCCGGGCGCCGATGCCGTGGTGAGCCGGGCCATCAGCTCTCCGCGGCCCCAGGCCGCAGCCGATGTGCGCAGCTACTTCACTGCGCACCCGCAGGAGTACTACGAACTGCGCGGCATCCTGGCGCCGATCGGCGAGACGCAACGGCAGTGCCAGACGACGGTGCTTCCGCCCGAATTGGCCTCCGCCTACGCTGAATTCATGGCGGGATAA
- a CDS encoding DUF732 domain-containing protein — protein MIAKKFLVAVGLACSITGAAAAQADPDGADNDQAFLASLRQSGITFASEGQAIAAARTVCGLIDNGESGLQVVRELQSDNAALTWDGAAQFAAIAAKAYCPAQLNRPRS, from the coding sequence ATGATCGCGAAGAAGTTCCTCGTGGCGGTGGGCCTGGCGTGCTCGATCACCGGAGCCGCTGCAGCTCAGGCAGATCCCGACGGTGCCGACAACGACCAGGCTTTCCTTGCCTCGCTTCGACAGTCGGGTATTACGTTCGCCAGCGAAGGGCAGGCGATCGCGGCCGCCCGGACGGTCTGCGGGCTGATCGACAACGGGGAATCCGGGTTGCAGGTCGTCAGAGAACTGCAGAGCGACAACGCCGCGCTGACCTGGGATGGTGCAGCACAGTTCGCGGCGATCGCCGCCAAGGCCTACTGCCCCGCACAACTGAACAGACCCAGGTCGTGA